AATGGCCCTTAATGCTCACACGTATAGCAGCCAAAATCATTAAAAGTaggagttcaaattttgaaCGTTTGTTGAGGGAAACAAACAAACCAATTTCCGTTACTACCAAAGatccttttttcctttgttttatgGAGATATTATTCATTAAACGAGGGGGCAAAATATTTGACACTTTTGGAACACCGTAACCATGGTAATTGCTTGCTAGCTGGGTTCAGTTTTTAAGAAGTCTAACTGCACCCCATCAGGGATCACCCTAGTGTTTTAAGGGCAAACTTGCAGTTAACTGTAGACTCAGATTTTCAGGGTTTGATTCTGAGTTCTCACGGATTATCTGATATACAAATTTGATAGGTGGAACTTGAATCCCAGATAAAGAAGAATACACGAGACAACCTAGTTTTGTTCACTTATTTTCTCAATGTCTTCTGATTGAAGGCAGATCTCTGAAGGTAAATAACACTTCGTACAGAAAACAGTGATATCAACAAAATGGTAGTACAAGGATTTTAGGAGCCTATTTCAGAGAATACATCCATGGGAATACTTACAATAACAAAGAGCTTATATTAATCAAACTAGCAGTAATAACACTCTTTAAGACATTCGAATAAAACCCAAGATTCTCAATTGGAGTCCAATACTCCCATGAAAAACACGTGGACTTGCAAACATACAGATAGCGGTGTGCCCAGGTACAATATTCCTCgtaatttcttataaattcaTCAACAGACCACACTACCCTGACACTGTAACCTAGAACACcatcacatctttttttttattggcacgtGTCCAAGATTAAAGTCCTGACTAATCCCGAGAATGCACAGACCCTCAGCAAAAAATTTCTTGCAAGTGCACCttaggtaattcaaggggaagttCCTGAGTCCGATGGCCCCAagaaattgtttgcattcaAGAGGATTCAAACCTTATCCCACAAAGGCAAGGCCTTTACTACTTGCACCAACCTCTTGGGGTTAACATCACGTCTTTTTTTGTCAGTAACACCATCACATCTATTTGTTTCACATGCACTAAATAGCCATCACCATTAAATGGATCTACTGTTAACACCACCACTACCTGCATAATTCCCCCAGGTTCCGGATAGAAACACCACATTCATATGAAGTACAAAAACACTAATAATAGAGGTCATGTTTGATCTTTCGAGGACTTCCTTCCATGAATACATCCTTATCAACCACAGATTTTACATTTCAACCATACAAGGGAAACCAGGCTTTGGAATCGACCACCAAATCTAGCTGCAACCTACTTTGAGAGCTACACagaaaatttttataatgaGGAAGACCGTGGATACACAAGAAGTCTTTTACCCAATTAAAATCTACCCGGAAATATGAAGCAGttactatatatgttaatagTATATATGTCACACAGAAAAGATGGTTTTACCTTATATGCTTCTGCCTGATGAGCACTCGAGCATGGTGGATAGACTTTGCCATGCCAGACTTGAAGACAAGTGTCTGAAGGCGGCGCTCAAGGAAGTTCTCCACAGTCAGGGCCAAGACATAATCAAGCTTGTTCTGACTCTCATCCAAAAGCCCATAACGGTTCATCCTCCGGAGAAGAGCTTCACCCTCAAAGATCCTCCGTGGATTCTTCTCATCAAGGGTCAGAAGCATCCTCGCATTGTTACGAATACGGCTCAGAGCATACTGAACCCTCCAGAGCTCTCTCTTGCATCGCAGCCCATACTCTCCCACAAGCTTCAACTCAGCATCCAACCGCTCTTTCTCATATGGACGGCGGGGCTTCTTAAAGGTCTTCCCATCTACATATCACCCAGAATTTATAATAACGTAATTATAGAGTAAAAAAATCATCTGTAATCTTTAATAGACGTCCCAACATGATCTGTTAACTTTGTTGTGGGTATGAGGAAACTCTAGAATAAGATATATTAGAAGTAGCTCTGTGTTTGGCTGCAAAGAAACCCACGATGGCAAAAGGTCAAATCTCAACACGCTCTGCTCTTGTGGGCATCCACTACAATAAGCAAAACAGCTTACTCAACCAATCTCGGTGTTTGCAATTTGTAAGCCTCCCACAATTGTTAGAAACAACTAAATTGCTCGTTTTCTCATAAagcaatcaaaagaaaaaatgcaaGGCATTCAAAATGAATTTTAACATTAGATCTCAAGCTTCCTCAGCTAAAGATAGCCAATTATCCAAAATCAAAAACTTCCATCCTGTACTTTAAACACCAGATCACAACCCCCCAACTAAAAAAGTGTGCCTGCAGCAATGATTTCGTCAAGTCAAGCATAAGATCTGAGGTCCCACCTTATACTCCTTTCCTCAATTTCTCAGCGACCagagaaaattttcaaaaacaaaaaaggcttCATCAACACCAAAGATCAGAGGTTGAATGAGTAAGAATTgtgacatattttttttatgcataacACGTGTGATATATATAGTGCACGATGAAAGAACGCAAAGTTTCAAGAGCAAAAGAGATGAGCTTCTATGTGGCAAAAATGGCTTACAGTTGCGGTAGAACGAGACGTGCACCATGGCTCTCTCTTGCTCGCTCCCTGCCTCGCTCTCCCTTTAGCagctacaaaaaattaaaaggaagGTTCCGTGCCCTTATAAGGAACCCCCAAAACCCTAATCCTGAAATCACAACTGAATACGCGTGGGCCAACGTAGTGGTTCTGCTTTGTTGGGTCAGCCCATGTGAGAGGCTCACGATTCATGTAAGCCCAACTTAAGATGaagcttcttttttctttttcttttttctttttttatttttttaatcctttGGAATTTAAATTTACCGTATAAACGAGCATTATTATATATCAAGGACAGTAATATATGACATGACTCATAAATTCAACATGAATTAGATATGAAataaatgaatttgaatttgagACAAATAGGTTTTAGTCAAAATAAGTTAATATGATAAAACACAATTCATATATGAGTCAATTGTAAGTCAACTTGTGAAATCTATAATTAATTCGTATAATaccaataaattttatttttaaatattataaatttctagttttatatgcattttttgttattggtatgtaatattaatagtagTTTTTGACTAAATATCTCAAAGTATTAAACCtttttttgttgatatgtgattttattttatgaaaatattagttttcttatatattattagtttagatgTTGAcgataaaatatcttataatgaATCCAGTTGCAAttgtaaatgattttttttcttttttttttttaaagaaaagtctGATCTTATTAATAAGCATCAAACTAAAGAAACAATACATGGAGGAATTTCCTCCCACATAATGCACTCCTTAGAGAGAAGTAAAGCACTTTTGGCTAGAGTATGGACTACATTATTTATGTCCCTAGGAACATACATGATAGATCACTTACGGACTCTTTTTAACAGAATTTTAATATCCATGATAATCAGACCATCTGAATTCCACTTCTCATCAGCACTGTTGATGGCTTTTACTACAGAGAGCATCACCCTCAAAGACCACTTTCTGCAACCCCATTTCAATACACAACAAGGCAGCCTTGAGCAATGCAATGGATTCCCCTAACTGTGCATCAGGAAACAGATTTCTTAAGGTTCTACAAGTAGCTATAACTCAACCATCACTATCTCTAGCGATCACCCATACTCCAACTTTGCACTAAAACTTGTCAAtggcagcatcccaattaatcTTCATCGTATCATGAGGTGGTGCTTCTCATATCTGCACGTATATTCTACTGTTCTCTACTCAAGCTTGGTGCTCAATCACTGCACATTTATTATCTTTCAGTATGTGATGAGATTAAATGACCAGCTTCTTAGGAGATGTAAATTTATCTTCAAAATCCACCAAGTTCCTTCTCTTCCATATCTAGTATGCTATCACTGCTATTTCAGCTAACACTTCAAATGGCATAGtagtgaaaaaaaatgaaataataaatcataaaaagaagAAACCTCCACATTGCATTTTTACAATCTCCAGGAGCTAGAACTTCAAACATCCTAAGTAGCTTTGCAACTCCATAAAGCATGAATTTCATATTCAGGTTCATACAAGAAAATAGAGCAATTTGATGATTCCActacatttcttttaaataggTTGTAGGTAGGGATGGCTTGAATTACATATTTAAGGagaatttccttccctgcttgagataaaaatttcacTTTTCAATTGCTTAGCTTGCCTCTAATCTTGTCCAAGATTTAATTGAAAGTTTTGGATCTATTTCTACCCACATAAAAGGGTAaacccaaatatttctcataagaCTATGATGTTCTAACTCCTACCGCTACCAGAGTAAGATCCTTCACTTCTGATATGGTATTcttgcttaaaaaaattaaaatttttcctaTGTTTAGCGCCTTTGACCTTAAGCAAGTTCATAggattgaagaaaataaaagagtatGCTCCACTCAAGAGGGTTGGCCTTACAAAAAAGAGGTGATTAATATGTAAAAAGCCTCTTGCCATTATTATACATGATATCATTCTTTTCTCTTCAGCATTATTCAAAATTGAACTAAGCACATCAGATTATAGAATAAAAAGGTAAGGGGcgagaggatccccttgtctaatTCCTCTTgaaagattgaaactgttttgTGGAATTCCATTTATTAAAATGGAATAATTAACAGTGTTAACACACTGCATAATAAAATCAATCTACCTCCTAGAAAATTCCATCTTTTTTATGACAGCTTTCAAAAAGGGTCATTCTAGTCTATCATAAGTTTTGCTCATGTCTATTTTGAAAGCCATAAATGCTTCATTTCTATCTGTCATTCGAGTCTACATAGAGTGTAAGGCTTCATAGGCAACAATGACATTATCTAAGATAAGCCTACCTTGGATTAATGCACTTTGATTTAGAGCAATCAGGTCTGGAAGGATATGCTTCAGTCTATTGGCCAAGACCTTTGCAACAATTTTGTAGAAAACATTGCAAAGGCTTATTGGTCTATAATTTGAGATCAGCTTAAGCTTTGCCTTCTTTGGGATTAGTGTTATAAATGTCTCATTTAGATATGTTATACCAcagtttaaatttaagatggCCTTAATAGCCTGAACCACTTCACAGCCAATAATATTCCAGTGGTCTCGGTAGAATGCAATAGGAAACCCATCAAGCCTTGGTGATCCCAAAGGATTCATCTCAAGAATAGCAGTTGTAATCTCCTTAGAGGAAAATTCCCTAGTCAAGTGCCATTTTATATCATTAGTAACTAACTTCCCAATATGAACAAGACTTTCTGAAATCCCAGTAGGCTGAGAAGTGGTGAAAAACTCTTGATACAATTACTTAAACAAACTACTGATACCTTCATGACTTTTGGCCCAAGACACCTCCCTAGTGAGAATAGAATCTATGGTATTCGATTGTTTCCTCTGATTTGCAAATGAGtggaaatatttaatatatctatCCCCATCTCTTAACCACTTTATTTTTGCTCTTTGCCTCCATTTCAAATCATCATCTTCTAGGTAACCATCCACCTCCTTTTGCATGCCTCTAAttgtttcattaaaatcactTTGGTTCAAACTCTGCATCTCCTTGATCATATCCCTTTTCCGATTAATTAATTTCCTCCTGTCACTAAGATTAGCTTTACTCCACCTGACTAGATGTTCTTTACAATTCTTTAAACATTTCTTAATAAAGTCTAGTCTACTAGCAAAGTGATTGTTGATCTCCATgctaattttataatttcagaGCAATCCTCCTGCCTTGACCAGTTTGCTTCATATCATAACattcttctctctttgttggcagccttctcatcattataacAATAAATGAATAAAGGATTCTGGTCAAAATTTAGAATATGAAGAATATGAATATCCGAGATTTTCCATAACAGGTGCCATTCTCTATTCCCAACAACTCTATCCTATCTTTCTTTAGTGAATTCCCCGCCCTCTCTATTATTGCACCAAGTAAATCTTGAGCCCTTAAAACCCAAATCACTCAGAGCACAATCCTCCAATTCTTCTTAAAGTAATTTCATCAGGCTTAAGGAGCACTGGGAAACTCCGAGCATAATAGCCCAAGAAAGTCTGAACATGCTTGCTCGAAAAATGCCAAGTATGAAAAGACCAAGCATTCTGGCGCAGAAGAGTCTGAACATATTTGCTTGGAAGCACCAAGCATACTCACCATAAATCTCTATTTTAAGTGGCTACGATATGTAGATGACGTTGTTGAGAAGGGGAAGGGTGGGGCGAGGCTCCCTGTATGCTAAGGATAAGGGAGCATACAGAGAGAAGGAGTCTAGAGGACATAACGAAAAAAGTAGAGTCAATATTCGCCAAGTGTGACAGAATAGACACTAGAGTAACATGGGTTAAGCTTTGCCGATTATAATCTTACTTCAACTGTAAGAATTTGGTGCTATAAATATGGAAGACCAGTGGTAACTTACAAGTAATGGAaaagtgaaaagagaaaaagtattAAGTGAGAGTAAAAGACTTGAAatgggaaaggaaagaaagagaacTCAAGTGATAATGATAAGTAAAAAAtcacaagtaaaaaaaatagagcatcaGTGAGagttagtgagaaaagaaaagaaaacttgagCAGGGTGCCAATAAGCaaggaaatgagagaaagaaagaaagagagaaagagagagaaacgttcaactattattaaaatttactgATCAATGTAAGTGGAAATTCTGCCGGTCCCTATGAATAAACTTGTggattatttattcattatttgttattatattatgGATCTATATAACTAACCATTCAATGTTGATTTCATTTTGGATTCATGACTAACtgttgaaataatatttttttatgatgtttAATTATTTTCGTTACAGAATCATTTTGTTAATTATTCAAATGactgaaaatgattaaaatttgCAAACTTGTGTTTATGTTTCCCATCACTCACTAAATTGCACAAATAAATGACACTACTTCAAGCATGTCTCTACATCAAGTTATATGCTCACACAAATGACATTATTCTAAGCATTTTCATACAACAAGCCGATGgaattatgaaagaaaaatgatagagttACAAcctctttacaatttttttaccatcttcgaataaaataatattttttcaaatatttattttaattttgattttgatttgatgtatttgaattaaaaaaatattattttattgataagttgtaaataaaatgtaaataggTTGTAACTCTATCATTGCTCATTATGGAAACAAGGTTGACTAATTTTTCTCGTtcaaaaactcaataaaaaaatgtttcaatCCTGATATTAGTACCAGATCTAATTGATTGTGGAATAGTGCAATACTTCCAATGATGATTGATGTAGTCCCTGGGGTATGTATACCTCGTGGCAAGAGACCACTAAATTCTATTAGAGAACTATCTCATGTGAAGAAGGGGAATAAAAGGCGCACAACTCAATTGGGGGGTAAAACCATGCATGCGGATTACTAGAAACTATGAATagtgatcaataaaatttagaataagacaaaataaagataaaaaatgagCATGTCAATAAATGCTAAATTATTGGTATCTTCTTCATATGACTATGGCTCAATTACATTCAATTTCTAGTTAATAATTGTTACAATTATTAGTAATATCTTATTTGGATCAAAGCTCATTTATGCATATCAAATGTCCATTTGTTCATTGTTGGATATCCATTATATTATTTGTgcattaatttttgttcatttgTTCACATTACCGATGCTGACATTCACTTACTGAATTGTTGAACTCATTTATTGCCCTTATTAGTTTTTGGATGACACTATATAGTAGGTTAATTATTGAGAACTTTACGAGTATGACAATCACAATCATTATAGATAACTACATCTAATTACCAAATAGAGGAATGTGAATCGACTCCTAGGCAACTACCCGTCCCAAGATAATAAATGGCTAGTGGCAGGATGTATGGGGAAACCCTTGATCCTTATAAACTCTCGATAGTAGAATCATACCAGCCTCTGCCAAAGTAAATTCTGCCCCTCCACCAAAACACAAATACTTAAATTTTCCTATGGATGTCCTGTCACTTGAGAAAGGGGATCCAAATAGAATTTATCCATCAGGAGGGTAGAAGTATTTCCACGACTGTCGAGGATGGAAAACTTTGTTGTGTAATTCTCTTTTGTATAAGAATGTTTTGTATCTTTTGTCATTCATTTTGTCACGTAAGAAACAATTTGCTTTTGATGTTCAATAAATCATCTCTGATATGTTatgagttttttaatatattcatttccattagcCACTCATGCAAAATGCTTGCCACCATACGTGATATGTGCATTATTGAATATGAGTGCTTGTTACTTGGTGAGCAATGTAGGAAAAATAGTGTTCGCCAATTTGGCAAGGAAACAAAAGTTGGGATGGTGCTCGTGAGGTAGGTGAGCATTTTAGGTTCAGTTACTCGCCAATCAATGATCAACATAAGGAATAATAGTGCTCGTCATATCGGAGAGCAACATAAAGAGTAATAGTGATCACCATCTCAACGAGCAATGTATGGTAGGCAAGCAATGCCGCAAGCAAAGTGCTTGCCATCAGACAAGCATCATGGACACAATTGCTCACCTCTTGACGAGTGCAAACATAATTGAAATAAAGTACTCGTACCTCAGGGGAGAAATGAGAAATGGATTCTAATGAGACgaaaatgataaatgatattataaatttttagaaaGAGTTATTGTCAGAATATTAttagtgtatttattttcttgagaaaaaaatatgagCCGTGACAAGTTAGGTATTAACATCCTTTACCTTCGAAGGAGGGCCCCTTTTCCCTTCCAGCTTTAGGGCCAAATCCTCTCTTCCCTTCAAAAGGTGAAATAAACTCTCAAGGAAACTTGGGATGGAAGAATGGGATCTCTCTCCCTTGTTGCATGAAGGGGGCACACTCTGAGAGATGCCTTCCTCCACACCCATATAGTGGAATGATGGAGGGAGGAGAGAATACCTACCACATTTTTTACTAGATCCTTTACACCATCCAATAGAGAGATGAGACCTCATCTTTCCATTAGAGCTTATAATAAGCCTATTCACATAGGATTAAATTCTTAtgaattttaaatgattaaattgaAATTGGACAAGAAAATTGCCTCGGTCATTTGACGCTGCCTCCAACACTAGGGTAGTGCCTGATCATCATGTTTTGGAGCCAAGGTGTTGCCGAACTAGCCAAATTTGACTTGAGTCTATTGAACATGGCATTCTCTGTAGCAGATCCAGTTGAATCCTCCAAGCTTGACATCGTGGTGGCATCAAATTTGGCCAGCCATTCCAAGGCCCAATCCGGCCTCACCAACACTGAATCCATCTTTGGGATTTTTTCTGGGAAGCTCATGCTGCCATTCATGATGGTAAAAATTGTTGGTAGGTGGTTGCTACCCTGAGCAACGATTAAATTAaactttttatcattattattaggGTCGGGCTACTGTATCGCCCATCTCTTACTGTTGGGCATGCCGCCTAGttcatttttttcacatttttttaatgtatttaaatatttttaaaaaaataaaaaaatacgtcaatatacttaaaattaatttcttaatcaaaagtaaaaaaaaaaaaatatatttgcggAGCGATATACTTGAGCGGTATCACCCGGGCATCATAGTAGCATTAtgcttattattatttctaccaTTTCTACCATTAAAATGGTATCTAATAATTATCTTTAAATAAttagtattatgatatttaGAAGTTTAggatttatatttatttgttttagagTTTCCctttaaaatgaattaataatgtATAGTTAGGCTTATAGCAAAATTATTAGATTGTTGAGGCAGTGAATTAGGGTTGCAAGGTTACACTAATCATGACAATAACCCCacctttttacttttatttattttcattgtttccttttatttatttatttcttacagAAACTTTGTGTATAAATATGGATCCGTGGCAGATCTTGAGCATACAATTAAACAAACAGGATTTCTTGATAATGAATGAAATGCtatatatacttaaaattttatttataccttTACTTAtaagattcatttttttaattttttattttaattttaaattttattatttttaatatattaataattgacatataaaaagataaatttttcttagttaCGTTTAACATTTTCCTATAAAACCCTTAAGGCTAGAGGAGGTGGGACGCCCTAATCCAATCTAACACATAAATCTAAACTATcgagacatatatatatatatatatatatatatatatatattatttaattaatttcatatGGAAAGTCATTGTCAAAACTCAAAAAGTCAAAAGCTAATGAGATTGAACGTCATCAACATGTCATATAATTGGTAGGAACCAAACAAAAGTGGTGATCCACAGAAAGGACACACTACCCATTACCGAGTTGCATGATGTCCCACTGCTCACATCGCTTTGCATTTTGGATGGAGGATCGAAAGAAAGGTATCTATCTATCTGATGTTAcagattaataataaataaaaccaaaattaaCAAACGAACAATTCCTCGCACcataatttgtttcttcaacACTAAAGAACGAGAGGAAGGAAACTACTGGTTAGTGCCAGCAAGCCCGGCAGTCCTTTTATGTCCTTTCGGTTTCTTTCTCTTCAATCCCTCACCAATCAATTCCTCCTCCAAAGATTACGCTTTTATTGCTCCCCTTAATCCTCCCTCCTTCATAACATACActccatttttcattttcccatctccatctccatcttcgTGTCTCTGTCTCCGCCTCCATTATTGTGTGTATAAATTTTGTCGTGAGCATTTTCAATGGCCACGAATATTGGAATGATGGACAGCGGGTACTTTGTTGGGAGGAATGAGATACTGAATTGGATTAATAACAGGCTTCAGCTCGATCTCTCTCGCATTGAAGAGGTACGCTATTCCCATTTGTTCGTTCGTTATTCCCATTTATTAGGCACTGAGTAGGAATTTTGACATATATTTCTTTGAATAAGCAATTTTCTGGATATCAACATTCTTGAATTTGGGTTTCTTTGAATGATGAAATGcaaggagggaaaaaaaaattggcgtTAGAACTCGTGTAAGCTGTACGCATTGAATTTGGTGCaatcttttgttgttgtttgaaTGCAATTTGATAACCCAGCTCGAGTTCTGGAAATATATGTGGTTCAGTTATGAGTTTCTTGTTCTCTACATACATAATATTGCCTTGAATTTCGTTTTTCTAATgtggttttttctttatttctttttattttttggcccAAATGAAGTAGAAAATGTGTTTAGCAAATTATTGGTATACTTCTATACCTATGTTAAGTAATGATTAGGATGCCATACTCTGTACCTTTGAATTGTGTGCATACGACAACCTGtctatttgttttttcataTATCGTTAAATGGATTATAAGTTGGCCATTGCGTAATTAGGTTTTGCTAATTATACAGTGAGAGCAACATTGGTGTGTGCATGTGTTAAAACAGGGGAAAAAGTGATTCTTTGGAAAAAGTTTTGGTATGCAATGAGTGATAATTTACATTAAAATTCAATTTACGTTCCCTGGATGTGTTGTTCCCCTTTCATTGAGCTGCCAATGGTATAGATGAATCTGATCTGAAGGGCCAtataattcacaaaaaaaaaatctataaataaaaaaatcctgaATTCAAGATCAAGTTGCTAGGCTTGTTGATAGTTCTGAGCATTGCGTAAAGAATCGCTACTATTAAAATTTGCATGTACTACCATTGTAACTTTGTAAAGCAATGCATATTACCAATCTTTTGTTATTATAAATATCGGATTGAAACATGTTGCTTTTCTATGACATGCATTTTTGCATAATTCGACTGTTTAGAGTTTTCCTTAATGCATTTCTCCTTTTTATGCTTTAGTCTTCATGAAATGTGCACTAGGGCCGTGGAAAGGATACAAAAACGCTTTAAATGTAGATGAAAAGCTATCTATGGCACCCCTAAACATGTTGAGCTGTTTTATCTTCTTAATGAGTTTCAAAGAtgaatttcattattttcttgttaatcaGCTGTAATGGTTTCTTTTTATAGTGTGACAAGCTGGATTGAATCAGTATAAAAAGTGGTGCTTATGCTTATTGACTGACTGtacatatgtatgtacatatatatacaatcaaTGGTTAAACCTCCGCATTAGTCTTAAATAACTTAAGGCGAAAAATGAAGGAAACTTTTCTACCAACAATAGGGTTATTAGTTGCTGAGGAAAAATGAGGAGACTTTATTGCAAACCATAGCGGAAAAGAGGAATAGAGTAATAGATAAAGTCATAGAGGCAAAGAAGGCTAAGTTTTTAATCAAACCATAGACTAAGAAAAGCATGGTTGCCTACTTGCTAGTTTCTTCATAGGGTTCATGCTACTTGGCTACAATTCTGCAACCTTGACCCAAAAGTTAATCTGCATGTTATTGTCATGCCAAATGCGGAGTTAGAACATTTGTGACCCAGATTTAG
This Carya illinoinensis cultivar Pawnee chromosome 11, C.illinoinensisPawnee_v1, whole genome shotgun sequence DNA region includes the following protein-coding sequences:
- the LOC122281197 gene encoding 40S ribosomal protein S9-2-like produces the protein MVHVSFYRNYGKTFKKPRRPYEKERLDAELKLVGEYGLRCKRELWRVQYALSRIRNNARMLLTLDEKNPRRIFEGEALLRRMNRYGLLDESQNKLDYVLALTVENFLERRLQTLVFKSGMAKSIHHARVLIRQKHIRVGRQVVNIPSFMVRVDSQKHIDFSLTSPFGGGRPGRVKRRNQKAAAKKAAGGDADEEDEE